Proteins from a single region of Labedella gwakjiensis:
- a CDS encoding ROK family transcriptional regulator: MTQNPSPALGQPGAETGTVGSLRQRNRALGLRHILRAGRTTRADLARACGMSTASAANIVADLVAEGLVEEAGSVSSGGGRPIAVIAPRADGAFALGADVGERGVAVELFDLSLTMVDREFRGGRAEERPEAIEADLRDAIEALRVRNIARWPRVLGIGLGLPGVVETGDDGTQTLFAQSLGWEPRAVPSELGGDIPVFAENGAKTLAKAELWSGAAVGVDHALVALLGRGVGLGVVSDGQVLTGWSSSASEWGHTKIRFDGELCRCGDRGCVEAYVGADAILEAWRRAGGEFEGTGWHALGRLLDAAETDPAAAAVLDETLRALGAALGSMVNLAGPQRVVIGGWVGLRLMERHADRILDTIRANCLAHVGDRLELVAATFGGDTVALGSALMPIDALIASPLSA, translated from the coding sequence GTGACCCAGAACCCCTCTCCTGCGCTCGGTCAGCCGGGTGCGGAGACGGGGACCGTCGGGTCCCTGCGCCAACGGAACCGGGCCCTCGGCCTCCGGCACATCCTCCGCGCCGGACGGACCACCCGCGCCGACCTCGCTCGGGCCTGCGGCATGTCCACGGCCTCGGCGGCCAACATCGTCGCCGACCTCGTCGCGGAGGGGCTCGTGGAAGAGGCCGGCTCGGTCTCGTCCGGAGGTGGCCGGCCCATCGCCGTGATCGCGCCGCGAGCGGACGGCGCCTTCGCCCTCGGGGCCGACGTCGGGGAGCGCGGCGTCGCCGTCGAGCTCTTCGACCTCTCCCTCACGATGGTGGACCGGGAGTTCCGCGGGGGACGGGCGGAGGAGCGGCCCGAGGCGATCGAGGCCGACCTCCGGGATGCCATCGAGGCGCTCCGCGTGCGCAACATCGCGCGCTGGCCGCGCGTGCTCGGCATCGGACTCGGACTCCCCGGGGTCGTCGAGACGGGCGACGACGGCACGCAGACGCTCTTCGCGCAGAGCCTGGGCTGGGAGCCGCGCGCGGTCCCGTCCGAGCTGGGCGGCGACATCCCCGTGTTCGCTGAGAACGGGGCGAAGACGCTCGCGAAGGCCGAGCTGTGGTCGGGTGCCGCCGTCGGGGTCGATCATGCGCTCGTCGCGCTGCTCGGTCGCGGCGTCGGCCTCGGCGTCGTGTCGGACGGCCAGGTGCTCACCGGGTGGTCGAGCAGCGCGTCGGAGTGGGGGCACACGAAGATCCGTTTCGACGGCGAGCTGTGTCGATGCGGCGATCGGGGCTGTGTGGAGGCCTACGTGGGTGCCGACGCGATCCTCGAGGCGTGGAGACGGGCCGGCGGCGAGTTCGAGGGGACGGGGTGGCACGCGCTCGGTCGCCTCCTCGACGCCGCCGAGACCGACCCTGCCGCCGCGGCCGTCCTCGACGAGACTCTCCGCGCCCTCGGGGCCGCCCTCGGGAGCATGGTCAACCTCGCGGGTCCGCAGCGCGTCGTGATCGGCGGGTGGGTGGGGCTGCGCCTCATGGAACGTCACGCCGACCGCATCCTCGACACGATCCGCGCCAACTGCCTGGCACACGTGGGCGACCGCCTCGAGCTCGTCGCTGCCACGTTCGGGGGCGACACGGTGGCTCTCGGTTCGGCGCTCATGCCCATCGACGCCCTCATCGCCTCGCCCCTCTCCGCCTGA
- a CDS encoding spore photoproduct lyase family protein, translating to MDTVTTAPSLPDSGSAIPASSPVRPARPLLEISRIYAEPAAAASERGRQILARWPDAEVVEVPSHWQIPELHGDERNVRRWVRIKTEALVLGTKKTLTVRPNGRSADFIAPSHANGCAMACVYCYVPRRKGFSNPVTTFTNIEQISAAIAKHSTKQGMKLEPNQCDPDLWIYDVGENSDCSVDAMISDNVRDLVELFRSLPGAKGSFATKYVNRELLEWDPQGKMRVRVSLMPAETAKLVDVRTSPMAERLALLDDLVEAGYEAHVNFSPVIIEDGWIEKWTELLRQLDAATSPATKAQLACEVIFLTHNRALHEVNTGWHPKAEEVLWRPDLQEGKVSQNGQSNVRYRWEDKLQYVRQFLDLVEHYAPWCRVRYAF from the coding sequence ATGGATACGGTGACGACTGCTCCCTCCCTCCCGGACTCCGGCTCGGCGATCCCCGCCTCGTCGCCGGTCCGCCCTGCGCGCCCGCTGCTCGAGATCTCGCGCATCTACGCCGAGCCGGCTGCGGCGGCGTCGGAGCGGGGACGGCAGATCCTCGCACGCTGGCCGGACGCCGAGGTCGTCGAGGTGCCGAGCCACTGGCAGATCCCGGAACTCCACGGCGACGAACGGAACGTGCGCCGGTGGGTGCGCATCAAGACCGAGGCCCTCGTCCTCGGCACCAAGAAGACCCTCACGGTCCGACCCAACGGCCGGTCGGCCGACTTCATCGCACCCTCCCACGCGAACGGCTGCGCCATGGCCTGCGTCTACTGCTACGTGCCACGGCGCAAGGGCTTCAGCAACCCGGTCACGACGTTCACGAACATCGAGCAGATCTCGGCTGCCATCGCGAAGCACTCCACGAAACAGGGGATGAAGCTCGAGCCCAATCAGTGCGACCCGGACCTCTGGATCTACGACGTCGGGGAGAACAGCGACTGCAGCGTCGACGCGATGATCAGCGACAACGTGCGCGACCTCGTCGAGCTGTTCCGTTCCCTCCCCGGCGCGAAGGGCTCGTTCGCCACCAAGTACGTCAATCGTGAACTGCTGGAGTGGGATCCCCAGGGCAAGATGCGCGTGCGGGTCTCACTCATGCCCGCCGAGACGGCCAAGCTCGTCGATGTCCGCACATCGCCCATGGCGGAGCGACTCGCGCTGCTCGACGACCTGGTGGAGGCGGGTTACGAGGCCCACGTGAATTTCAGTCCTGTCATCATCGAGGACGGCTGGATCGAGAAGTGGACGGAGCTCCTGCGGCAGCTCGACGCGGCCACCTCTCCGGCCACGAAGGCGCAGCTCGCGTGCGAGGTGATCTTCCTCACCCATAATCGTGCGCTCCACGAGGTGAACACGGGCTGGCATCCGAAGGCCGAGGAGGTGCTCTGGCGGCCCGACCTCCAGGAGGGCAAGGTCTCCCAGAACGGTCAGTCGAACGTGCGCTACCGCTGGGAGGACAAGCTGCAGTACGTCCGGCAGTTCCTCGACCTCGTCGAGCACTACGCGCCGTGGTGCCGCGTCCGCTACGCGTTCTGA
- a CDS encoding glycoside hydrolase family 5 protein: protein MKKDTVTIPPTGFVHTSGTEIVDGAGRRLLLRGVGLGNWLLAEGYMWRFGDELASPRQIEARIEGLVGAERAAEFWRTFRARYVTEADIALIAESGFDHVRLPINARGVMDDDGVFLEDGFAHIDDAIDWCERHGLWILLDLHGAPGGQTGTNIDDSPNGVPELFMDERYRALTVRLWTEIARRYRSRTAVLGYDLLNEPLPNEWHDRYADDLVTLYAELTSAVRAVDPDHLIMYEGTRWATDWSIFDRVEDGNAVLQFHRYWCPPDRSSIVEYLDARDRLGVPIYMGEGGENTPEWIYSATRLYERHGIGWNFWPWKKLETRTSPLSVSAPEGWSRITDPADALEPEAAWTILLDMLDRIRVERCEWRAPVVDALFGRLPLDLPAWGGGADGPAWSDIPEGMWHHTAGEPYATDEHVSVHLPTGARLEFPLASEPSSWVVRSSDDGAVDVAWVDDRLVATARRAVTVTGMRVEV, encoded by the coding sequence ATGAAAAAGGACACCGTGACCATTCCTCCCACCGGCTTCGTCCACACCAGCGGAACGGAGATCGTCGACGGCGCCGGGCGCCGCCTCCTCCTGCGCGGGGTGGGTCTCGGCAACTGGCTGCTCGCCGAGGGCTACATGTGGCGCTTCGGGGACGAGCTCGCCTCCCCTCGGCAGATCGAGGCGCGGATCGAGGGGCTCGTCGGTGCCGAACGAGCGGCCGAGTTCTGGCGCACCTTCCGGGCGCGCTACGTGACAGAGGCCGACATCGCGCTCATCGCCGAGTCGGGGTTCGACCACGTCAGACTCCCCATCAACGCGCGGGGCGTCATGGACGACGACGGGGTGTTCCTCGAGGACGGCTTCGCTCACATCGACGACGCCATCGACTGGTGCGAACGCCACGGGTTGTGGATACTGCTCGATCTCCACGGAGCGCCGGGGGGCCAGACGGGGACGAACATCGACGATTCGCCGAACGGGGTGCCCGAACTGTTCATGGACGAGCGCTACCGCGCGCTCACCGTCCGGTTGTGGACGGAGATCGCGCGACGCTACAGGTCGCGCACGGCCGTGCTCGGCTACGACCTCCTGAACGAGCCGCTGCCGAACGAATGGCACGACCGGTACGCCGACGACCTCGTGACCCTCTACGCCGAGCTCACGTCCGCCGTCCGTGCGGTCGACCCCGACCACCTCATCATGTACGAGGGCACGAGGTGGGCCACCGACTGGTCGATCTTCGATCGGGTGGAGGACGGCAACGCCGTGCTCCAGTTCCACCGCTACTGGTGCCCGCCGGACCGCAGCAGCATCGTCGAGTACCTCGACGCGCGCGACCGTCTCGGCGTGCCGATCTACATGGGGGAGGGCGGCGAGAACACGCCGGAGTGGATCTACAGCGCCACGCGCCTCTACGAACGCCACGGCATCGGCTGGAACTTCTGGCCGTGGAAGAAGCTCGAGACCCGCACGTCGCCGCTGTCCGTCTCCGCCCCCGAGGGGTGGTCGCGCATCACGGACCCTGCCGATGCGCTCGAGCCCGAGGCGGCCTGGACGATCCTCCTCGACATGCTCGATCGGATCCGGGTCGAGCGGTGCGAGTGGCGGGCGCCGGTGGTCGACGCCCTCTTCGGGCGCCTGCCCCTCGACCTCCCGGCGTGGGGCGGCGGGGCAGACGGGCCCGCGTGGTCGGACATCCCCGAGGGGATGTGGCACCACACCGCCGGCGAGCCCTATGCGACCGACGAGCACGTCTCGGTGCACCTGCCGACGGGTGCGCGGCTCGAGTTCCCGCTCGCATCCGAGCCGTCGTCGTGGGTCGTGCGATCGAGCGACGACGGCGCCGTCGACGTCGCGTGGGTCGACGACAGACTCGTGGCGACGGCTCGTCGGGCTGTCACGGTCACCGGCATGCGCGTGGAGGTGTGA
- a CDS encoding carbohydrate ABC transporter permease translates to MKPRIAPYVFIGPATLLLLAFGVLPILVAGLVSLTDMNLGGLGDWSRIEFIGVDNYVELFADGAFWQAMANTGIFALIGVPSVIALSLAVALLLNRSGSAFFRALRSFYFVPAITAIVAISLVWGYLYNTQFGLFNYLLSIVGLPPVSWLSDPVAVKFSVALVAVWRGTGLNIIIFLAALQGVPREYLEAASLDGASGFRKTVSIVIPLLRFAIFFVTITTIIAWLQFFDEPFVLTKGGPIGASTSISLFLYQEGFSASQFGYASAGSVVLFVVIAAVTLVQLRARRADVDY, encoded by the coding sequence ATGAAACCCCGCATCGCGCCGTACGTCTTCATCGGACCGGCCACCCTGCTCCTCCTCGCCTTCGGCGTCCTCCCGATCCTCGTCGCCGGGCTCGTGAGCCTGACGGACATGAACCTCGGGGGACTCGGCGACTGGTCGCGCATCGAGTTCATCGGTGTCGACAACTACGTCGAACTCTTCGCCGACGGCGCCTTCTGGCAGGCCATGGCCAACACGGGGATCTTCGCCCTCATCGGCGTCCCGTCCGTCATCGCGCTGTCGCTCGCGGTCGCGCTGCTGCTCAACCGCAGCGGGAGCGCGTTCTTCCGGGCGCTCCGCTCGTTCTACTTCGTGCCGGCCATCACAGCGATCGTCGCCATCTCGCTCGTGTGGGGCTACCTCTACAACACGCAGTTCGGGCTCTTCAACTACCTGCTGTCGATCGTGGGTCTGCCGCCGGTCAGCTGGCTGAGCGACCCGGTCGCCGTCAAGTTCTCCGTCGCTCTCGTCGCCGTCTGGCGGGGGACGGGGCTCAACATCATCATCTTCCTCGCGGCGCTCCAGGGCGTCCCGCGGGAGTACCTCGAGGCGGCGTCGCTCGACGGCGCCTCCGGGTTCCGCAAGACGGTGTCGATCGTCATCCCGCTCCTGCGGTTCGCGATCTTCTTCGTGACGATCACGACGATCATCGCGTGGCTGCAGTTCTTCGACGAGCCGTTCGTCCTCACGAAGGGCGGACCCATCGGCGCCTCCACGAGCATCTCGCTCTTCCTCTACCAGGAGGGGTTCTCGGCGAGCCAGTTCGGCTACGCGAGCGCCGGCTCCGTCGTCCTCTTCGTGGTCATCGCCGCCGTGACCCTCGTCCAACTCCGAGCCAGGAGAGCAGATGTCGACTACTAG
- a CDS encoding DUF2256 and DUF3253 domain-containing protein, translating to MAHKARTSAPVHEDKTCASCGRRIEWRAKWADDWDAVRYCSDACRRRGVTATDRKLEETILELLGKRAATSTICPSDAARAVGDEDSWRDLMEPARRAARRLVADGVVDITQGGNVVDPSTAKGPIRIRRHRG from the coding sequence ATGGCTCATAAGGCGCGAACGTCGGCACCCGTGCACGAGGACAAGACGTGCGCGTCGTGCGGTCGACGCATCGAGTGGCGCGCGAAGTGGGCGGACGACTGGGACGCGGTCCGCTACTGCTCCGACGCGTGCCGGCGCCGCGGTGTGACAGCGACTGATCGGAAGCTCGAGGAGACGATCCTCGAACTTCTCGGGAAGCGTGCGGCGACCTCCACGATCTGCCCGTCGGACGCCGCTCGCGCCGTGGGCGACGAGGACTCCTGGCGCGACCTCATGGAACCGGCCCGCCGCGCCGCCCGCCGCCTCGTCGCGGACGGCGTCGTCGACATCACCCAGGGCGGAAACGTCGTGGACCCGTCAACGGCGAAGGGCCCGATCCGCATCCGCCGCCACCGCGGCTAG
- a CDS encoding extracellular solute-binding protein — MKRSRLLALPAVVAVAGLSLTACSGGGDTAAQNDDTLTVWVMGDSSANFEELVAPFAEDSGITVDTVAIPWDSIDQKLTTAVASGNGPDVVQIGISKLRTFADSGALLSLDDDTLADYPNLASENFISGVSGDATAIDGEVVSVPWVSDTRVLFYRTDILAESGIDEPPATWDELRADAKTLAGRGDGQYGYYVPQWDSALPVVMTWDHGGDIVNGDGAVDFDTLAFESAVDVYTGLYADGSVPTNSDFDQTQGFTSGVTPMLVSGPYLAAAITEAAPELEGKWSVAPIPGADADTSLLAGSNMGVWGSTDNEEGALRLLDYLSEPETQLTWYGLDGQLPTATAALEDPSLTEDPLVAVYAEQLQDAKILPLVPNWDGDTGKTLLDSLNAIVLNGADRDQTIADLVAATSGTSVN; from the coding sequence ATGAAGAGATCACGCCTCCTCGCGCTCCCCGCCGTCGTGGCCGTCGCCGGGCTCTCGCTCACGGCCTGCTCCGGCGGCGGAGACACCGCGGCCCAGAACGACGACACGCTCACCGTCTGGGTGATGGGCGACAGCTCGGCGAACTTCGAGGAACTCGTCGCCCCGTTCGCCGAGGACTCGGGGATCACCGTGGACACGGTGGCCATCCCGTGGGACAGCATCGACCAGAAGCTGACGACCGCCGTCGCCTCGGGCAACGGCCCGGACGTCGTGCAGATCGGCATCTCCAAGCTGCGCACCTTCGCCGACTCGGGCGCACTCCTCTCCCTCGACGACGACACGCTCGCCGACTACCCGAACCTCGCCTCCGAGAACTTCATCTCCGGAGTGTCCGGCGACGCCACGGCGATCGACGGCGAGGTCGTGAGTGTCCCGTGGGTCAGCGACACCCGCGTGCTCTTCTACCGCACCGACATCCTCGCGGAGAGCGGGATCGACGAACCGCCCGCCACGTGGGACGAGCTGCGCGCCGACGCGAAGACCCTCGCGGGTCGCGGAGACGGCCAGTACGGCTACTACGTGCCCCAGTGGGACAGCGCCCTCCCCGTCGTGATGACGTGGGACCACGGCGGTGACATCGTGAACGGGGACGGAGCCGTCGACTTCGACACGTTGGCGTTCGAGAGCGCGGTCGACGTCTACACCGGCCTGTACGCCGACGGGAGCGTGCCGACGAACAGCGACTTCGACCAGACGCAGGGCTTCACCTCCGGGGTGACCCCGATGCTCGTGAGCGGCCCGTACCTCGCCGCCGCCATCACCGAGGCCGCACCCGAGCTCGAGGGCAAGTGGTCCGTCGCGCCCATCCCCGGAGCCGACGCGGACACGTCGCTGCTCGCCGGATCCAACATGGGGGTCTGGGGCTCTACCGACAACGAGGAGGGCGCCCTGCGGCTGCTCGACTACCTCTCCGAACCCGAGACGCAGCTCACCTGGTACGGCCTCGACGGCCAGCTCCCCACGGCGACGGCCGCCCTCGAGGACCCGTCGCTCACGGAGGACCCGCTCGTCGCCGTCTACGCCGAGCAGCTCCAGGACGCGAAGATCCTGCCGCTCGTGCCGAACTGGGACGGCGACACGGGCAAGACGCTGCTCGACAGCCTCAACGCGATCGTCCTGAACGGCGCGGACCGTGACCAGACCATCGCCGACCTCGTCGCGGCGACGTCCGGCACCTCCGTCAACTGA
- a CDS encoding discoidin domain-containing protein, producing MKKRWVALAIASALTASGMVSVTSPATAAPLASGDFLKVSGNVLKKNSGTGATINLRGTNLGGWLTHEDWMSPLGEFALDRAGWTATASAGSAAAAIDGADSTRWTTSAAQTGGEWLSLDLGATTRFNRVAFNHTDFAGGDFPRGYTIQTSPNGSTWTTVSTGAGSSSSTVTSATFSPTAARYLRVNQTGSAGDWWSVGEINVFNDAASFVPSQWTATSSGGTAASAILDGNLGTRWTSNAAQAAGQWVQLDLGARMTINNVWLDTAKDSTDEGDYPRGYTVQVSNNGSSWTNVATGTGTFKATNINFPPVSTRYVRVNQTGTAAQWWSIGEMAVALNSDDYNLQLTMNQRFGASGAQTIRNAHEDTWITTADLDNIAAMGTNLVRVPIGWTTFLNPDGTWKSNPWTKLDWIVSELQARGVYTLLDLHTVPGGGCPWGSCGRIGPNPNGFWGSSTYQSWVTGIWQAIATRYNGNPAVAGYDLINEPLLDFQEDAADVAQKSAVYNTLYNAVRAIDPNHTIYIGAFFGYNNVAPPSTYGWTNVVYELHPYDMPNAKDWNAQNQLVTDQLNALPGLLANPGVPVLFGEYSLYYYDDVWARWMAGLNSYNQSWTNWTYKVKGGDADGQGYWGFYSNNPAPVPVINSDSSATFIEKLQRFGTANFTKNERMTATVTKYAGGLSTFNPVAISRAGWTATASATGPGSSLAGGIDGNGSTRWNSGAAQTPGQWYQIDLGSSRTIAQVTVQTPGDAKEDYPRGFQLQFSTNETTWTTVGSGIGFGWKRPITVTPQSARYIRITQTGSTPTNWWSIDEVTVYSSY from the coding sequence ATGAAGAAACGATGGGTGGCACTCGCGATCGCGAGTGCACTGACGGCGAGCGGGATGGTCTCCGTGACCTCCCCCGCCACGGCGGCTCCGCTCGCGAGCGGCGACTTCCTCAAGGTCAGCGGAAACGTCCTCAAGAAGAACTCGGGGACCGGCGCGACCATCAACCTGCGAGGCACGAACCTCGGCGGCTGGCTCACGCACGAGGACTGGATGTCACCCCTCGGCGAGTTCGCGCTCGACCGCGCCGGGTGGACGGCGACCGCCTCCGCCGGCTCGGCCGCTGCAGCGATCGACGGGGCCGACTCGACACGATGGACCACGAGCGCCGCGCAGACCGGCGGCGAATGGCTGAGTCTCGACCTCGGCGCCACGACACGGTTCAACCGCGTCGCCTTCAACCACACCGACTTCGCCGGCGGCGACTTCCCCCGGGGATACACGATCCAGACCTCGCCGAACGGGTCGACGTGGACCACCGTGTCGACCGGGGCGGGGTCGTCGTCGAGCACCGTGACGTCTGCGACCTTCTCGCCGACGGCCGCGCGCTACCTGCGCGTCAACCAGACGGGCAGCGCCGGCGACTGGTGGTCGGTCGGCGAGATCAACGTCTTCAACGATGCCGCCTCCTTCGTCCCGTCGCAGTGGACGGCCACGAGCTCGGGGGGAACCGCCGCGTCCGCGATCCTCGACGGCAACCTCGGCACGCGCTGGACGAGCAACGCGGCGCAGGCCGCCGGGCAGTGGGTCCAGCTCGACCTCGGTGCCCGGATGACCATCAACAACGTCTGGCTCGACACGGCCAAGGACTCGACGGACGAAGGGGACTACCCGCGCGGCTACACCGTGCAGGTGTCGAACAACGGCTCGTCGTGGACGAACGTGGCGACGGGAACGGGGACGTTCAAGGCGACCAACATCAACTTCCCGCCCGTGAGCACGCGATACGTGCGCGTGAACCAGACGGGCACGGCGGCGCAGTGGTGGTCTATCGGTGAGATGGCCGTGGCCCTCAACAGCGACGACTACAACCTCCAGCTCACGATGAACCAGCGCTTCGGCGCCTCGGGCGCGCAGACCATCCGCAACGCGCACGAGGACACGTGGATCACCACGGCCGACCTCGACAACATCGCCGCGATGGGGACGAACCTCGTGCGTGTACCCATCGGGTGGACCACGTTCCTGAATCCCGACGGCACGTGGAAGTCGAACCCGTGGACGAAGCTCGACTGGATCGTGAGCGAGCTGCAGGCACGCGGCGTCTACACGCTCCTCGACCTGCACACGGTCCCCGGTGGCGGCTGCCCCTGGGGCAGCTGCGGCCGGATCGGACCGAACCCGAACGGGTTCTGGGGGTCGTCGACCTACCAGAGCTGGGTCACCGGGATCTGGCAGGCGATCGCGACGCGCTACAACGGCAATCCCGCCGTCGCCGGCTACGACCTGATCAACGAGCCGCTCCTCGACTTCCAGGAGGACGCGGCGGACGTCGCGCAGAAGAGCGCGGTCTACAACACGCTGTACAACGCCGTCCGCGCGATCGATCCGAACCACACCATCTACATCGGCGCGTTCTTCGGGTACAACAACGTGGCACCGCCGTCGACGTACGGCTGGACCAACGTCGTCTACGAGCTCCACCCGTACGACATGCCCAATGCGAAGGACTGGAACGCGCAGAACCAGCTCGTGACGGACCAGCTGAACGCGCTCCCCGGCCTGCTCGCCAACCCCGGCGTTCCCGTCCTCTTCGGCGAGTACTCGCTGTACTACTACGACGACGTCTGGGCGCGCTGGATGGCCGGACTGAACAGCTACAACCAGTCGTGGACGAACTGGACGTACAAGGTGAAGGGCGGCGACGCCGACGGGCAGGGCTACTGGGGCTTCTACTCCAACAACCCGGCGCCCGTGCCCGTCATCAACAGCGACTCGTCCGCCACGTTCATCGAGAAGCTGCAGCGCTTCGGCACCGCGAACTTCACGAAGAACGAGCGGATGACCGCGACGGTCACGAAGTACGCCGGCGGCCTGTCCACGTTCAACCCCGTGGCCATCAGTCGTGCGGGCTGGACGGCGACCGCGTCGGCGACTGGTCCCGGAAGCTCCCTCGCGGGAGGCATCGACGGCAACGGGTCCACGCGGTGGAACTCGGGAGCGGCACAGACGCCCGGCCAGTGGTACCAGATCGACCTCGGCTCGTCCCGGACCATCGCGCAGGTGACCGTCCAGACGCCGGGCGACGCGAAGGAGGACTACCCGCGGGGCTTCCAGCTGCAGTTCTCGACGAACGAAACCACGTGGACGACCGTCGGGTCGGGAATCGGCTTCGGCTGGAAGAGACCCATCACGGTGACGCCGCAGTCGGCGCGGTACATCCGCATCACGCAGACCGGCTCGACGCCCACCAACTGGTGGTCGATCGACGAGGTGACGGTGTACTCGTCGTACTGA
- a CDS encoding carbohydrate ABC transporter permease — MSTTSLDRTTEAVSPVRPPRRDDPARPVRRHRSRGRGLTVAIGAALAVGALITAFPFIWMIASSVKPRSESLAYPPRVLPEEPTFEFFVQLFQELDFGRYLLNTIAIVLIGMVGLVLMAMAGYGFAKFDFRGREPLFFLVLVTMMIPVQVTMIPTYLILNGMKLTNTLVGIALPSLVSGFSVFLFRQFMTTIPTEMIEAARIDGASEARIFWRIIMPLSKPILAVQVVLTFIGGWNSFLWPLIIANDERLYTLSVGVALLNQQIASNPSLQMAAATLMVVPILIVFVVFQRFVVQGFALSGLK, encoded by the coding sequence ATGTCGACTACTAGCCTCGATCGGACGACGGAGGCCGTGTCTCCCGTCCGTCCGCCCCGTCGCGACGACCCCGCCAGACCGGTGCGCCGGCACCGCAGTCGCGGCCGCGGCCTCACCGTGGCGATCGGCGCGGCGCTCGCGGTGGGCGCCCTCATCACGGCCTTCCCCTTCATCTGGATGATCGCCTCGTCGGTCAAGCCGCGCAGCGAGTCGCTCGCCTACCCGCCGCGCGTGCTTCCGGAGGAGCCCACGTTCGAGTTCTTCGTCCAGCTCTTCCAGGAGCTCGACTTCGGGCGATACCTGCTCAACACCATCGCGATCGTGCTCATCGGCATGGTCGGACTCGTCCTCATGGCGATGGCGGGCTATGGCTTCGCGAAGTTCGACTTCCGCGGGCGCGAGCCGCTCTTCTTCCTCGTGCTCGTCACGATGATGATCCCGGTGCAGGTGACCATGATCCCCACCTACCTGATCCTCAACGGGATGAAGCTCACGAACACGCTCGTGGGCATCGCCCTCCCGAGCCTCGTGAGCGGGTTCAGCGTCTTCCTCTTCCGGCAGTTCATGACGACCATCCCCACGGAGATGATCGAGGCGGCGCGGATCGACGGCGCGAGCGAGGCACGGATCTTCTGGCGCATCATCATGCCCCTGTCGAAGCCGATCCTCGCGGTGCAGGTGGTGTTGACCTTCATCGGCGGGTGGAACAGCTTCCTCTGGCCGCTCATCATCGCGAACGACGAACGGCTCTACACGCTGTCGGTCGGCGTCGCGCTCCTCAATCAGCAGATCGCCTCCAACCCGTCGCTGCAGATGGCGGCCGCCACGCTGATGGTCGTCCCGATCCTCATCGTCTTCGTCGTCTTCCAGCGCTTCGTCGTGCAGGGGTTCGCCCTGTCAGGGCTCAAATGA